A genomic window from Halorussus rarus includes:
- a CDS encoding DUF5806 family protein — translation MADDQPRPPENDNKDADGETPRSPETDSEVRRSDAGIESDADEAIAAETDAEPDAEVDADAATDSGDESSEESPDAAADRSTDDPADASVDETDESQVDEFQADAAPADDSAGRDEGTPAQDEESATDLDETPAETDDTADSPADDSPAADVPEDVRKYARFKKMDGAQYDRVNEFLRDRTYITAREWAIARLCADFRTETGVEMTKIGENLPELVPFMTDTYTPQAVNQARSSFENKVRQAGATFLYGAMSGFFTAEELDDMMYEVTEVAKFLLEVEGVDLSVEEELEAEDRISDVMREVQSASEELRHDELACPNCGHELEAAEADTVEGDD, via the coding sequence ATGGCAGACGACCAACCGCGTCCGCCCGAGAACGACAACAAGGACGCCGACGGTGAAACGCCTCGCAGCCCGGAAACCGACAGCGAGGTCCGACGTTCCGATGCCGGAATCGAGAGCGACGCCGACGAAGCGATTGCTGCGGAAACCGACGCTGAACCTGACGCCGAAGTCGACGCTGACGCCGCGACCGATTCCGGCGACGAGAGCTCCGAGGAATCGCCCGACGCGGCCGCCGACCGGTCGACGGACGATCCGGCGGATGCCTCGGTAGATGAGACCGACGAGTCGCAGGTGGACGAGTTCCAGGCCGACGCAGCACCTGCGGATGACTCGGCCGGGCGCGACGAGGGAACACCGGCGCAGGACGAGGAGAGCGCGACGGACCTCGACGAGACGCCCGCGGAGACCGACGATACAGCCGACTCACCGGCCGACGACTCCCCGGCCGCGGACGTGCCCGAGGACGTCCGGAAGTACGCCCGGTTCAAGAAGATGGACGGCGCCCAGTACGACCGGGTCAACGAGTTCCTGCGCGACCGGACGTACATCACCGCCCGCGAGTGGGCCATCGCCCGGCTCTGCGCCGACTTCCGGACCGAGACCGGGGTCGAGATGACCAAGATCGGCGAGAACCTCCCCGAGCTCGTCCCGTTCATGACCGACACCTACACTCCGCAGGCGGTCAACCAGGCCCGCAGCTCCTTCGAGAACAAGGTCCGGCAGGCCGGCGCGACCTTCCTCTACGGCGCGATGTCGGGGTTCTTCACGGCCGAGGAGCTCGACGACATGATGTACGAGGTGACCGAAGTCGCGAAGTTCCTGCTCGAGGTCGAGGGCGTCGACCTCTCGGTCGAGGAGGAGCTCGAGGCCGAGGACCGCATCTCCGACGTGATGCGGGAGGTCCAGTCGGCCAGCGAGGAGCTCCGCCACGACGAGCTCGCGTGCCCGAACTGCGGCCACGAGCTCGAGGCCGCGGAGGCCGACACGGTAGAGGGCGACGACTGA
- a CDS encoding DUF7529 family protein: MSEDAEERDESVADETTPEDEAELERLAEEDPAAAFEQASQIPGTHLRAAEYWDDIIGDMEATAAEYEAEGWETLQLHPGDVTALAPTENDDRFGLDVLVPDDEFAELETLVEGEVGFDSYEAFRATADSLVLLVVAMEDPDAEVAVLYPAYYDTQDAQGMLQEAEHAGEMRTYVRTLSEEQIEFTHDEPANFAPTEDDEGDGADG; encoded by the coding sequence ATGAGCGAGGACGCCGAGGAGCGCGACGAGTCGGTCGCCGACGAGACGACCCCCGAGGACGAAGCGGAGCTCGAACGGCTCGCCGAGGAGGACCCGGCCGCGGCGTTCGAGCAGGCGAGCCAGATTCCCGGCACGCACCTCCGGGCGGCGGAGTACTGGGACGACATCATCGGTGACATGGAGGCGACGGCCGCCGAGTACGAGGCCGAAGGGTGGGAGACGCTCCAGCTCCACCCCGGCGACGTGACCGCGCTCGCGCCGACGGAGAACGACGACCGGTTCGGGCTCGACGTGCTGGTCCCCGACGACGAGTTCGCCGAGCTCGAGACCCTCGTGGAGGGCGAGGTCGGCTTCGACTCCTACGAGGCGTTCCGGGCGACCGCCGACTCGCTCGTGCTGCTCGTGGTCGCGATGGAGGACCCCGACGCCGAGGTGGCGGTGCTCTACCCGGCCTACTACGACACGCAGGACGCCCAGGGGATGCTCCAGGAGGCCGAGCACGCCGGGGAGATGCGGACCTACGTCCGGACGCTGAGCGAGGAGCAAATCGAGTTCACCCACGACGAGCCGGCGAACTTCGCGCCGACGGAGGACGACGAGGGCGACGGCGCCGACGGGTAA
- a CDS encoding DUF7112 family protein: MADRISSDHSSLTTVRATLVRSGGLDRPKVEIPTDEVDLDTFPDGELVRVVADDTEYRARIESPLTGEGRELRGLYESPSLARNPEDGENHLSTWVEGTGIEFGQSVLVDVVEPGFKYGLREPGRRVFYEATESPDEGLADIARQLDE, from the coding sequence ATGGCCGACCGCATCTCCAGCGACCACTCCTCGCTGACGACCGTCCGCGCGACGCTCGTCCGGAGCGGCGGGCTCGACCGCCCGAAGGTCGAGATTCCGACCGATGAAGTCGACCTCGACACCTTCCCGGACGGCGAACTCGTCCGGGTCGTCGCCGACGACACCGAGTACCGCGCCCGCATCGAGTCGCCGCTGACCGGCGAGGGCCGGGAGCTCCGGGGGCTCTACGAGTCGCCGTCGCTCGCGCGCAACCCCGAGGACGGCGAGAACCACCTCTCGACGTGGGTCGAGGGGACCGGCATCGAGTTCGGCCAGTCGGTGCTGGTCGACGTCGTCGAGCCCGGATTCAAGTACGGCCTGCGCGAACCGGGCCGGCGCGTCTTCTACGAGGCCACCGAGTCGCCCGACGAGGGGCTGGCCGACATCGCGCGGCAGCTCGACGAGTAG
- a CDS encoding 30S ribosomal protein S6e → MADFQVVVADPDSGTTYQRDVDGQDANRFLGMSIGEEVDGGAVGLDGYTVEITGGSDDAGRPMRGDVAGPNLKEVLLEGGVGYEPSRDGERKRVTVRGGEVSDATAQLNVKIAERGDQDVEELLGEGGDGGEDEE, encoded by the coding sequence ATGGCAGACTTTCAGGTCGTCGTCGCGGACCCCGACTCCGGGACGACCTACCAGCGCGACGTTGACGGACAGGACGCCAACCGGTTCCTCGGCATGTCCATCGGCGAGGAGGTCGACGGCGGCGCGGTCGGCCTCGACGGCTACACGGTCGAGATCACCGGCGGCTCCGACGACGCGGGTCGCCCGATGCGCGGCGACGTCGCCGGCCCGAACCTCAAGGAAGTCCTCCTCGAGGGCGGCGTCGGCTACGAGCCGTCCCGCGACGGCGAGCGCAAGCGCGTGACCGTCCGCGGCGGCGAGGTCAGCGACGCGACGGCCCAGCTCAACGTCAAGATCGCCGAGCGCGGCGACCAGGACGTCGAGGAACTGCTCGGCGAGGGCGGCGACGGCGGCGAGGACGAGGAGTAG
- a CDS encoding SOUL family heme-binding protein, with protein sequence MRDSIKALTAGAGGLLAAWVGWGLYVDRTTERVPYETVETFDGAELRRYPRTVLVETTADDQRTAFGRLFGYISGENAADEELSMTAPVATDADGGGTAVSMTAPVRTALSGGERVPMTAPVRTDSGSGAGGGSVTMAFYLPAEYSPGTAPTPTDPRVRLVVEPPRTLAVRSFSWYATDDRIERNLRDLRDALDARDLAARGRPVVLQYDDPWTPPFMRRNEVGVEVIDET encoded by the coding sequence ATGCGCGACAGCATCAAAGCACTGACAGCCGGCGCCGGCGGCCTCCTCGCGGCGTGGGTCGGCTGGGGGCTCTACGTCGACCGCACGACCGAGCGCGTCCCCTACGAGACCGTCGAGACGTTCGACGGGGCGGAGCTCCGGCGCTACCCCAGGACGGTCCTGGTGGAGACGACCGCCGACGACCAGCGCACCGCCTTCGGGCGGCTCTTCGGGTACATCTCGGGCGAGAACGCGGCCGACGAGGAGCTCTCGATGACCGCACCCGTGGCCACCGACGCCGATGGAGGGGGTACCGCGGTGTCGATGACCGCCCCGGTCCGGACCGCGCTCTCCGGCGGCGAGCGCGTGCCGATGACCGCCCCGGTCCGCACCGACTCCGGGTCCGGCGCGGGCGGCGGCAGCGTCACCATGGCGTTCTACCTCCCGGCGGAGTACTCGCCCGGCACCGCCCCGACGCCGACCGACCCGCGAGTCCGGCTCGTGGTCGAACCGCCCCGCACGCTCGCGGTCCGGTCGTTCTCGTGGTACGCGACCGACGACCGGATCGAGCGCAATCTCCGGGACCTGCGCGACGCGCTCGACGCCCGCGACCTCGCCGCCCGCGGCCGGCCGGTCGTCCTCCAGTACGACGACCCGTGGACACCGCCGTTCATGCGCCGGAACGAGGTCGGCGTCGAGGTCATAGACGAGACGTAG